The proteins below come from a single Deinococcus humi genomic window:
- a CDS encoding flavin-containing monooxygenase → MLDAVVIGAGSAGLAAAYSLQRRHLSFEVLEAGAAASGSWPEYYDSLTLFTPAHHSALPGLPFGGDPHHYPSRGEMIAYLQTYAAHFSFPVRRGAQVVAVRHVKKLFEITARDGRTWTARAVICASGTFGQPHWPHLSRAGEFQGQALHASQYRRPVPFAGQRVIVVGAGNSAAQIAAELGQVARVTLAVRRAPQLFPQRPLGRDLTDWLAWTGIEKLPLGVLGRVPDVHPVVAVPGLRAALSSDNPDLRPLFEGFTRTGVRWSNGQEEAVDSVIYATGYRWNGEYLPLAALDRHGEPQQRLGISTALPGLAFVGLPGQRTAASSTIRSAGPDAEYVVARLSEHLENPLV, encoded by the coding sequence ATGTTGGACGCTGTGGTGATCGGGGCTGGGTCAGCCGGACTGGCCGCTGCCTACTCGTTGCAGCGCCGCCATCTGAGTTTCGAGGTTCTGGAGGCGGGCGCTGCGGCCAGCGGCTCGTGGCCGGAGTACTACGACAGTCTGACCCTCTTTACGCCTGCCCACCACTCCGCGCTGCCGGGACTGCCCTTCGGCGGTGACCCGCACCATTACCCCTCTCGCGGGGAGATGATCGCCTACCTGCAGACCTACGCTGCCCATTTCAGCTTTCCGGTACGGCGGGGAGCGCAAGTGGTGGCGGTCCGGCATGTCAAGAAGCTGTTTGAAATTACGGCAAGGGATGGCCGGACTTGGACGGCGAGGGCCGTGATCTGTGCTTCCGGCACCTTCGGGCAGCCGCACTGGCCGCATCTGTCCAGAGCGGGCGAATTCCAGGGGCAGGCGCTGCATGCCTCGCAGTACCGCCGTCCCGTTCCCTTCGCGGGGCAGCGCGTGATCGTCGTCGGGGCGGGCAACTCCGCTGCGCAGATTGCCGCCGAACTGGGTCAGGTGGCGCGGGTGACGCTGGCCGTGCGCCGGGCACCGCAACTGTTCCCACAGCGTCCGCTCGGGCGGGACCTGACCGACTGGCTGGCGTGGACAGGCATCGAGAAACTCCCCCTCGGCGTGTTGGGACGCGTGCCAGACGTGCATCCAGTGGTCGCGGTGCCAGGACTGAGGGCCGCGCTGAGCAGCGACAATCCTGACCTGCGGCCGCTCTTTGAGGGCTTTACGCGCACAGGCGTCCGCTGGTCCAATGGCCAGGAAGAGGCCGTAGACAGCGTGATCTACGCGACCGGATACCGCTGGAACGGAGAGTATCTGCCCCTCGCGGCCCTGGACCGGCACGGCGAGCCGCAGCAACGCCTGGGCATCAGCACGGCCCTTCCCGGGCTCGCTTTCGTCGGCCTGCCGGGCCAGCGGACGGCCGCTTCCAGTACCATTCGTTCAGCCGGACCGGATGCCGAGTACGTCGTGGCGCGGCTGAGCGAACATCTGGAGAACCCTCTTGTCTAA
- a CDS encoding FAD-dependent oxidoreductase produces MAVIGTGSGGLIAAHLAASNSQRVLLIERELTGGESTFTGCIPSKTLLSMSRTAHAARQSGALGLTAGLDHRPGRDTLDHQRFQGRGFAGVHRGARRTGGRRSFRVRVAACAGGQAQGPDPHHHGREICASDGF; encoded by the coding sequence GTGGCGGTGATCGGCACGGGGTCCGGCGGCCTGATTGCCGCGCACCTGGCCGCCTCCAACAGCCAGCGCGTCTTGCTGATCGAGCGCGAGCTAACCGGCGGTGAATCCACCTTCACCGGTTGCATTCCATCGAAGACGCTGCTATCGATGTCCAGGACCGCCCATGCGGCCCGCCAGAGTGGGGCACTGGGACTGACCGCCGGACTGGACCACCGTCCGGGCCGAGATACACTGGATCATCAACGGTTTCAGGGACGTGGATTCGCCGGAGTCCATCGAGGCGCGCGGCGTACAGGTGGTCGGCGATCATTCCGTGTTCGTGTCGCCGCATGTGCTGGAGGTCAGGCACAGGGGCCAGATCCGCACCATCATGGCCGAGAAATTTGTGCTAGCGACGGGTTCTAG
- a CDS encoding alpha/beta hydrolase: protein MTQPQSLFDVAINGEYMPSRRVPHADIIVAAWQRDSAAVREERLPAELAYGAGEHERLDVFAPEGAARATLLFIHGGYWQAFYKDTFSYLAPPLLGAGLRVGVMSYDLTPTVTLARIVGQARRATAFVGARYPGPLIVAGHSAGAHLAAMVHATDWAAEGLPGVTLTGGIGVSGLYDLGPLRRTELQPVLRLSETEARALSPAFLRPTSAAPFTVAVGEDESPSFLWQSQQLADAWPGVASSVRQLPGRHHFDAPDELLGLALEMLG, encoded by the coding sequence ATGACGCAGCCCCAGAGTCTGTTCGACGTAGCCATTAACGGAGAGTACATGCCCAGTCGCCGGGTGCCGCATGCCGACATCATCGTCGCAGCCTGGCAGCGGGACAGCGCCGCCGTTCGGGAGGAACGCTTGCCTGCTGAACTGGCTTACGGCGCAGGAGAGCACGAGCGGCTCGACGTTTTCGCGCCGGAGGGCGCGGCGCGGGCCACCCTGCTGTTCATTCACGGCGGTTACTGGCAAGCGTTCTACAAGGACACCTTCTCGTACCTGGCCCCTCCGCTGTTGGGGGCCGGCCTGCGCGTGGGGGTCATGAGCTATGACCTGACGCCCACCGTGACGCTGGCGCGCATCGTGGGTCAGGCACGGCGGGCCACGGCGTTTGTCGGCGCCCGCTATCCAGGACCCCTGATCGTGGCCGGACATTCTGCCGGGGCACATCTGGCCGCCATGGTCCACGCCACCGACTGGGCTGCCGAGGGCCTGCCCGGAGTCACGCTGACGGGTGGGATTGGCGTCAGTGGACTTTACGATCTGGGACCGCTACGCCGCACCGAGTTGCAGCCGGTGTTGCGACTCTCGGAGACGGAGGCCCGCGCCCTCAGTCCCGCTTTCCTGCGCCCGACGAGCGCCGCACCGTTCACCGTGGCCGTGGGGGAGGACGAGTCGCCATCGTTCCTGTGGCAGTCCCAGCAACTCGCCGACGCCTGGCCAGGTGTGGCGAGCAGCGTCCGGCAGTTGCCGGGCCGCCACCACTTCGACGCGCCGGACGAGTTATTGGGGTTGGCGCTGGAAATGCTGGGGTGA
- a CDS encoding alpha-mannosidase: MTHALTTEQTLIRVQNRLTELRAWRDLASVPLDMTFRWSGGEQPIAEGEAWPARELPVTFSATVNLPHEWQGQPVVLDLSVGGEALALLDGVARGGLNPYHSELWLEAGGPSTLQLQIEAVPRGLFGSPEYAPRLERARLLLPDPQVRAVVEDLEAAHEAAAALLQGGRGDIAELIADALSDVLNSVPVPRGGGAAYLTRAWQEPRLRASLRQQWDEWNFTGTPLPYPDADRPALEEARKELATRLNAIRARYPAAGQLALSGHAHIDLAWLWPLKETRRKIRRTFATVLSLMERYPDFTFNQSSAQIYAYIEQDDPALFARIQQRVQEGRWDVVGGMWVEPDGNLISGESWARQLLYGQRYFQSRFGQRARVCWLPDTFGYAANLPQLLQAAEIPYFFTTKLTWNETNKFPYDLYRWEALDGTQVLAHSFRNPGQGYNGTLGAPDVLNTWQNFGGKRRHDASLFSFGWGDGGGGPTSEMLERYDRLRDFPGLPRLQMTRVAEFYGGVDEDTALPVWVGEQYFELHRGTYTTQARIKELNRALEHALGDAETACVLAFRLLDRPYPRGTLQGLWEVLLRNQFHDILPGSGVRAIYDDARRELVEALAQAETLRDDALQALSNVHGTGERVVVWNLSCDERPLSLRLPGQFDLRLSAPDGTPLQTESDENGLLITGNVTVPGLGYLCLGVDADQPVPGGNSAPSPLTLENEHLRVVVAPDGSLESVLDRTLGREALAGPGNQLWLYPDVPREWEAWELDASYPEGGVRLSAVARPERLPGQLEQAIRVQYDAQGSRVTQTYRLRAGSRRLEIDTEVDWQPRRLFLRALTPLNVRAAQASFETAFGTVARPTHRNTSWEAAQFEVPGHRFADLSEGDFGLSLLTTSKYGYSAHGNVLGLSLLKAPITPDPSADAGEHAFTYALYPHAGDWRNGTLREAHDLNAPLRGFFTSETGKGEGSARLLGIGHPSLRLSALKLAEDDDSLLLRVYESQGTRGTAVPDGLGVTHWTPVNLLEEASEATLDFTPYRVLSLKGH, encoded by the coding sequence ATGACCCACGCCCTAACCACCGAACAGACTCTGATCCGTGTCCAGAACCGCCTGACCGAACTGCGCGCGTGGCGTGATCTCGCTTCCGTTCCCCTGGACATGACCTTTCGCTGGAGCGGCGGCGAGCAGCCCATCGCCGAGGGGGAAGCGTGGCCCGCCCGTGAACTGCCCGTGACCTTCAGCGCCACGGTCAACCTTCCGCACGAGTGGCAGGGCCAGCCTGTGGTCCTTGACCTGTCGGTGGGGGGGGAGGCGCTGGCCCTGCTGGACGGGGTGGCCCGCGGCGGTCTGAATCCCTATCACTCCGAGCTGTGGCTGGAGGCGGGCGGCCCGTCCACCCTCCAGCTTCAAATCGAGGCGGTGCCACGCGGCCTGTTTGGCTCGCCCGAGTACGCGCCCAGGCTGGAACGCGCCCGGCTGCTGCTGCCGGATCCCCAGGTGCGTGCCGTGGTGGAAGATCTCGAAGCAGCACACGAGGCAGCCGCGGCGCTCCTTCAGGGCGGACGCGGCGACATTGCCGAACTGATCGCCGATGCCCTAAGCGACGTACTGAACAGCGTTCCTGTGCCCCGTGGCGGGGGCGCAGCCTACCTGACGCGGGCCTGGCAGGAACCCCGGTTGCGCGCCAGCCTGCGTCAGCAGTGGGACGAGTGGAATTTCACTGGCACCCCTCTGCCTTACCCCGACGCGGATCGCCCGGCGCTCGAGGAGGCCCGCAAGGAGTTGGCCACTCGCCTGAACGCTATCCGGGCGCGGTATCCCGCCGCCGGACAACTGGCGCTGTCGGGCCACGCGCATATCGATCTGGCGTGGCTGTGGCCGCTGAAGGAAACCCGGCGCAAGATCCGGCGCACCTTCGCCACCGTCCTGTCGCTGATGGAACGGTACCCCGACTTCACCTTCAACCAGTCTTCCGCACAGATTTACGCGTACATAGAGCAGGATGACCCTGCGCTGTTCGCTCGCATCCAGCAACGCGTGCAGGAAGGCCGCTGGGACGTGGTGGGCGGCATGTGGGTGGAGCCGGACGGCAACCTGATCTCCGGCGAATCTTGGGCCCGGCAATTGCTGTACGGTCAGCGCTACTTCCAGTCGCGTTTCGGCCAGCGGGCGCGGGTGTGTTGGCTGCCCGACACCTTCGGCTACGCGGCAAATCTGCCGCAACTGCTGCAGGCGGCAGAGATCCCGTATTTCTTCACCACCAAGCTCACCTGGAACGAGACCAACAAGTTCCCGTATGACCTGTACCGCTGGGAGGCGCTGGACGGCACGCAGGTGCTGGCCCACAGCTTCCGCAACCCTGGCCAGGGTTACAACGGTACGCTGGGGGCTCCCGACGTGCTGAACACCTGGCAGAACTTTGGCGGCAAGCGCCGTCACGACGCTTCTCTGTTCAGCTTCGGCTGGGGCGACGGCGGCGGCGGCCCCACCTCCGAGATGCTGGAGCGCTACGATCGCCTGCGCGACTTTCCCGGCCTGCCCCGTCTTCAGATGACGCGCGTGGCCGAGTTCTACGGCGGAGTGGATGAGGACACGGCGCTGCCTGTGTGGGTGGGAGAACAGTACTTCGAGCTGCACCGGGGAACCTACACCACCCAGGCGCGCATCAAGGAATTGAACCGCGCCCTGGAGCATGCTCTGGGGGACGCGGAGACGGCCTGTGTCCTGGCGTTCAGGCTGCTGGACAGGCCCTATCCGCGCGGGACCTTGCAGGGCCTGTGGGAAGTGCTGCTGCGCAATCAGTTTCACGACATCCTGCCCGGCTCCGGGGTGCGGGCGATTTACGACGATGCGCGCCGGGAACTGGTGGAGGCGCTGGCACAGGCCGAAACGCTCCGAGACGATGCTCTGCAGGCCCTGAGCAACGTCCACGGCACCGGTGAGCGCGTGGTGGTGTGGAACCTGAGCTGCGACGAGCGTCCACTGTCGCTCCGGCTGCCGGGTCAGTTCGATTTGAGACTGAGCGCCCCCGACGGCACACCGCTTCAGACCGAGTCGGATGAAAATGGCCTGCTGATCACCGGAAACGTCACCGTGCCGGGCCTTGGCTACCTCTGCCTGGGCGTGGATGCGGACCAACCGGTACCGGGCGGCAACTCCGCCCCGAGCCCCCTCACTCTGGAAAACGAGCATCTGCGTGTGGTAGTAGCGCCCGACGGTAGCCTGGAATCCGTGCTGGACCGGACGCTGGGGCGCGAGGCACTGGCCGGGCCGGGCAACCAGCTGTGGCTGTACCCCGACGTGCCGCGTGAGTGGGAGGCCTGGGAACTGGACGCCAGTTACCCGGAAGGTGGCGTGCGCCTGAGCGCTGTGGCGCGGCCTGAACGCCTGCCGGGGCAGCTGGAGCAGGCCATCCGCGTGCAGTACGACGCGCAGGGCAGCCGTGTGACGCAGACTTACCGCCTGCGGGCCGGGTCCCGGCGGCTGGAGATCGACACCGAGGTAGACTGGCAGCCGCGCCGCCTGTTCCTGCGCGCGCTGACACCCCTGAACGTGCGGGCGGCCCAGGCCAGTTTCGAGACCGCGTTCGGTACGGTCGCGCGCCCCACCCACCGCAACACCTCCTGGGAGGCCGCGCAGTTCGAGGTACCGGGCCACCGCTTCGCCGATCTCAGCGAGGGAGATTTCGGCCTGAGCCTGCTGACCACTTCCAAGTACGGCTACAGCGCCCACGGCAACGTGCTGGGACTGAGTCTGCTCAAGGCCCCGATCACGCCCGATCCCAGCGCCGACGCCGGAGAGCATGCCTTTACCTACGCGCTGTACCCGCACGCCGGGGACTGGCGCAATGGCACCTTGCGAGAGGCCCATGATCTGAACGCCCCGCTGCGCGGCTTTTTCACCTCGGAAACGGGAAAGGGCGAAGGCAGCGCACGGCTCTTGGGCATCGGTCATCCGTCGCTGCGCCTGAGCGCCCTCAAGCTGGCCGAAGACGATGATTCGTTGCTGCTGAGGGTCTACGAGTCTCAGGGCACGCGCGGCACAGCTGTGCCAGATGGACTGGGCGTAACGCACTGGACGCCTGTCAACCTGCTGGAAGAGGCGAGCGAGGCAACTCTGGACTTTACGCCGTACCGGGTGCTGAGCCTGAAGGGCCATTAA
- a CDS encoding helix-turn-helix domain-containing protein, whose translation MVYQEFAPDPRLGHLVRNYFQVSGSLHSAREEHRFLPERLVRLSFSAGQTWQGSLLGGNMDRLPDALLTGLSLTPLRAVSEGENKVLGAELLPWGARQLFGWDARTVSLDLSLKYPALTRALGSLVRLSAWEEARQTLDAWLLELLAQRGRESGAGIQAAATLYRTLGQTRLGTLADEVGLSSRQLERLFVSEVGINAKTLARLIRFEEIHNRLMVDPDLSLAGLAYELGFADQAHLTREFRALSFMTPGLFGQVVRQRAYRSRDDGAGHP comes from the coding sequence GTGGTCTACCAGGAATTTGCGCCAGACCCCCGCCTGGGCCATCTGGTGCGCAACTATTTTCAGGTGTCTGGAAGTCTGCACAGCGCCAGGGAGGAACACCGCTTCCTGCCGGAACGTCTGGTGCGCCTGTCTTTTTCCGCTGGGCAGACCTGGCAGGGTTCGCTGCTGGGCGGCAACATGGACCGGCTGCCGGACGCTCTGCTGACCGGGCTGAGCCTGACGCCGCTGCGGGCGGTCTCCGAGGGCGAGAATAAGGTGTTGGGCGCAGAACTGCTGCCCTGGGGCGCGCGGCAGCTGTTCGGCTGGGACGCCCGCACGGTGTCGCTGGACCTGAGCCTGAAGTATCCGGCGCTGACCCGTGCCCTCGGCTCACTCGTGCGGCTCTCGGCCTGGGAGGAAGCGCGGCAGACGCTGGACGCCTGGCTGCTGGAACTGCTGGCCCAGCGTGGCCGCGAATCGGGGGCGGGCATCCAGGCGGCGGCCACCCTTTACCGCACGCTGGGACAGACGCGCCTGGGGACCCTGGCCGACGAGGTGGGCCTCAGCTCCCGCCAGCTGGAGCGTTTGTTCGTTTCGGAAGTGGGCATCAATGCCAAGACGCTCGCGCGCCTGATTCGCTTCGAGGAAATCCACAACCGGCTGATGGTCGACCCTGACCTCTCGTTGGCCGGACTGGCCTACGAGCTGGGTTTTGCCGATCAGGCGCACCTGACACGGGAGTTCAGGGCGCTGTCGTTCATGACGCCTGGGCTGTTCGGGCAGGTCGTGAGACAGCGGGCCTACCGCTCCAGAGACGATGGGGCCGGGCATCCCTGA
- a CDS encoding MFS transporter yields MHESPVTKVPILFLLVTAFLFSVGISLVFPVLPFVVVKYVPQASQQAAVIGLLGAAYAFFSFFSSPVLGALSDAYGRRPLLILSLLGSALGYVIFGIGGSLGMLFAGRIIDGLCAGGMGALFGYVADTTPQEERGKVFGQIGATVGAGFIVGPAIGGLAAQVSLGAPMFLAAGVCLLNVLWGLFMLPESLPASRRSAHFDAAHLNPLRQLSGALAHPAVRRLVTVSVLFALPLSILQVTAALLGRDTLGWGPAQASTLFILVGLSDIVAQGFALPHLLRLLGERGVAVLGLLLGFAGMLGMALLVVFPHAALLYASTLAFAIGEGIFNASQGALISIAAPAEAQGQVQGGAQALASLAQVAGPLGGGQLYSRLGPGATYGAAAALVLAALGLLLGQKPAKAGVAAA; encoded by the coding sequence ATGCATGAATCCCCGGTCACAAAAGTCCCGATCCTGTTTCTTCTGGTCACCGCCTTCCTGTTCTCAGTGGGCATCAGTCTGGTGTTTCCGGTGCTGCCGTTCGTGGTGGTGAAGTACGTGCCCCAGGCCTCGCAACAGGCCGCCGTGATCGGCCTTCTGGGCGCCGCCTATGCCTTCTTCTCGTTCTTCTCGTCCCCCGTCCTGGGTGCGCTCAGCGACGCTTATGGCCGGCGTCCGCTGCTGATTCTCAGCTTGCTGGGTTCGGCCCTCGGGTACGTGATTTTCGGTATCGGGGGCAGCCTGGGGATGCTGTTTGCCGGCCGCATCATTGACGGGCTGTGCGCGGGCGGCATGGGAGCGCTGTTCGGTTACGTGGCCGACACCACCCCGCAGGAGGAGCGCGGCAAGGTGTTCGGGCAGATCGGCGCGACGGTGGGCGCGGGCTTTATCGTCGGCCCAGCGATTGGTGGCCTGGCCGCGCAAGTCAGCCTGGGTGCCCCGATGTTTCTGGCGGCGGGCGTGTGCTTGCTGAATGTCCTGTGGGGCCTGTTCATGTTGCCCGAAAGCCTGCCCGCCTCGCGCCGCAGCGCCCACTTCGACGCGGCACACCTCAATCCCCTGAGGCAGCTGTCGGGGGCGCTGGCGCATCCGGCGGTGCGGCGCCTGGTGACCGTCAGCGTGCTGTTCGCCCTGCCGCTGTCCATCCTGCAGGTCACGGCGGCCCTGCTGGGACGTGACACCCTGGGCTGGGGGCCGGCGCAGGCCAGCACTCTGTTTATCCTGGTGGGCCTCAGCGACATTGTGGCGCAGGGTTTTGCGCTGCCGCACCTGCTCAGACTTCTCGGGGAACGTGGCGTGGCCGTGCTGGGCCTGTTGCTGGGGTTTGCCGGAATGCTGGGGATGGCGCTGCTGGTGGTCTTTCCGCACGCCGCCCTGTTGTACGCCAGCACGCTGGCTTTTGCTATTGGCGAAGGCATCTTCAACGCCTCGCAGGGCGCACTGATTTCTATCGCTGCTCCCGCCGAGGCGCAGGGACAGGTGCAGGGCGGCGCGCAGGCGTTAGCCTCCCTAGCGCAGGTGGCGGGGCCGCTCGGTGGCGGGCAACTGTACTCACGCCTCGGTCCCGGCGCCACATACGGCGCAGCGGCGGCGCTGGTGCTGGCAGCGCTGGGCCTGCTGCTGGGACAGAAGCCTGCGAAGGCCGGAGTTGCAGCGGCGTAG
- a CDS encoding efflux RND transporter permease subunit: MSTHESDELNAPRGTLPDGTPEPAINPFVRFSVRNYVFSIGIFVLVALLGLVSVFRLGVELLPNFEVPVLAVSTAYPGANPDQVDREVSRKIEDAVSTLAGVVDINTTSVSNQSAVIITFADNTDIDSAANSVSQAVAAIRGVLPGSAEAPVVQKFDPNATPILSLALLGGSARPDDVTAFAEDTLVPRLERVEGVADVNLSGGPERKIQVLLDPARLQSYNLTPARVTGAIGGSALDLPAGTVTQGGSTTGFSTRNTPRSAADVGRIIVDPATGLRVADVASVRDGSASATSFARVNGQPAVLLSVRKASGTNSVAVTDNVLAAMKEQPLPRGYSLKLASDTTRETRATVSDTFKEFLIAVGAVGIICLLFLGRLNTVFAVILAIPISISAAPLLFGVLGFTFNIISLLAIIVAIGIVVDDSIVVAENVQRYRDMGYSPVRSVLLGASEVFSAVTAASFSLLAVLIPLSFFPGILGQFFSQFGLGIAAAITLSWLESLLFLTVRMTYTTETRAVAWSDLPGVLARLPELFRRSLVGVRTVPGFLGLALGGAIGALALSRSGLPLPVTLALAVILAPVVLTLVRYVLSVLYAVLEALTGTLHGITLNAVQGTARAYARSLGSALKRPWMVMLAALAFMGSVAMIAPRLGFAFVPQTDSGILNVDLKLPVGTDLATTNALTRQIEDRLLARDEVRLVQTSVGNGSLVGGNSANASSLTLTLVPKEERAGLEALSAEYRKLLAPLIADRPSAELTVASQQAGPGGSADMTLALTAPNQSLLLERNRDVVRLLRQDPNIRTITSSLSATTQERTFIPDANKLSGTGLSASDVAQALRTYNDGSVAGSVRDGDQSVDIVVRLDPSLIRDEQSLLSQTVYSSALNANLPLSGLGTFQVGQAPATLSRLNKAYTSTLDINLVQGGPNPFAYQAELEKRVADAGLLRNGVTLGNASAFGSAGLTKDLVFFGPIIMVTSILLTYLVLGSQFNSFRYPIYLLLPVPIAIVGALWTLGLFGVNLDVITVLGMVILLGLSTKNSILYLEFVTERARSLPLREALIEAAELRFRPILMTTLTVLVISIPLILGQGDGAEFRRGLGIVILGGVVTSTLLTFYVVPTVFWQFERRRVKPDAPSGVTGTLAHGD; encoded by the coding sequence ATGAGCACCCACGAATCCGATGAACTGAACGCCCCGCGCGGCACGCTGCCCGACGGCACACCGGAACCGGCAATCAATCCCTTCGTGCGCTTCAGCGTTCGCAACTACGTCTTTTCCATCGGCATCTTCGTGCTGGTGGCGCTGCTGGGGCTGGTGTCGGTGTTCCGGCTGGGCGTGGAACTGCTGCCCAACTTCGAGGTGCCGGTGCTGGCGGTCAGTACGGCCTATCCGGGTGCGAATCCCGATCAGGTGGACCGCGAGGTCAGCCGCAAGATCGAGGACGCGGTCAGTACCCTGGCCGGCGTGGTGGACATCAACACCACCTCCGTGAGCAACCAGTCGGCGGTGATCATCACCTTCGCCGACAACACCGACATCGACTCGGCAGCCAACAGCGTGTCGCAGGCGGTGGCCGCCATTCGCGGCGTTCTGCCCGGCAGCGCTGAGGCCCCGGTCGTTCAGAAGTTCGATCCCAACGCCACTCCGATCCTGTCGCTGGCCCTGCTGGGCGGCAGCGCCAGACCCGACGACGTGACGGCCTTCGCCGAGGACACCCTGGTCCCCCGGCTGGAGCGCGTTGAGGGTGTGGCCGACGTGAACCTGTCGGGCGGACCGGAGCGCAAGATTCAGGTGCTGCTCGATCCCGCCAGATTGCAGAGTTACAACCTGACGCCCGCGCGCGTCACCGGGGCCATCGGCGGCTCGGCGCTGGACCTGCCTGCCGGAACGGTCACGCAGGGCGGCAGCACCACAGGCTTTAGCACGCGCAACACGCCGCGCAGCGCTGCCGATGTGGGCCGCATCATCGTCGATCCGGCCACCGGGCTGCGCGTGGCCGATGTCGCCAGCGTGCGTGACGGCAGCGCGTCGGCCACCTCCTTCGCGCGGGTCAACGGTCAGCCCGCCGTGCTGCTCTCGGTGCGCAAGGCCTCGGGCACCAACTCGGTGGCCGTGACCGACAACGTCCTGGCGGCCATGAAGGAACAGCCGCTGCCCCGTGGCTACAGCCTCAAGCTCGCCAGCGACACCACCCGTGAAACGCGCGCCACCGTCTCGGACACCTTCAAGGAATTCCTGATCGCCGTGGGCGCCGTGGGCATCATCTGCCTGCTGTTTCTGGGCCGCCTGAACACGGTGTTCGCGGTGATTCTCGCCATTCCGATCTCGATCAGCGCCGCGCCGCTGCTCTTCGGGGTGCTAGGCTTCACCTTCAACATCATCTCGCTGCTGGCGATCATCGTGGCGATTGGCATCGTGGTGGACGATTCCATCGTGGTGGCCGAGAACGTGCAGCGCTACCGCGACATGGGATACAGCCCGGTGCGCAGCGTGCTGCTCGGGGCCAGCGAGGTCTTCTCCGCCGTGACCGCCGCGTCGTTCTCGCTGCTGGCCGTCCTGATTCCGCTGAGCTTCTTTCCCGGTATCCTGGGCCAGTTCTTCAGCCAGTTCGGGCTGGGCATCGCGGCGGCCATCACGCTGTCGTGGCTCGAAAGTCTGCTGTTCCTGACCGTCCGCATGACCTACACCACCGAGACAAGGGCGGTGGCGTGGAGCGATCTGCCCGGCGTCCTCGCCCGCCTGCCCGAACTGTTCCGGCGGTCACTGGTGGGTGTGCGGACAGTGCCCGGCTTCCTGGGGCTGGCGCTGGGCGGCGCCATCGGAGCGCTGGCCCTGTCCCGCAGCGGCCTTCCGCTGCCGGTCACGCTGGCGCTGGCCGTGATCCTGGCCCCGGTCGTGCTGACGCTGGTACGCTACGTCCTGAGCGTGCTGTACGCCGTGTTGGAGGCGCTCACCGGCACCCTGCACGGCATCACCCTCAACGCCGTGCAAGGCACCGCCCGCGCATATGCCCGCAGTCTGGGCAGCGCACTCAAGCGCCCCTGGATGGTCATGCTGGCGGCCCTGGCCTTCATGGGCAGCGTCGCGATGATCGCGCCGAGGCTGGGGTTCGCCTTCGTGCCGCAGACCGACAGCGGCATTCTAAATGTGGACCTGAAGCTGCCGGTCGGTACCGATCTGGCCACCACCAACGCCCTGACCCGCCAGATCGAGGACAGGCTGCTGGCCAGGGACGAGGTGCGTCTGGTGCAGACCAGCGTTGGGAACGGCAGCCTGGTGGGCGGCAACAGTGCCAATGCGTCGAGCCTGACCCTGACGCTGGTGCCCAAGGAGGAACGCGCCGGGCTGGAGGCACTGAGCGCCGAGTACCGCAAACTGCTTGCCCCGCTGATTGCGGATCGCCCCAGCGCGGAACTGACGGTGGCCTCCCAGCAGGCCGGCCCCGGCGGCAGCGCCGACATGACGCTGGCGCTGACCGCCCCCAACCAGAGCCTGCTGCTGGAGCGCAACCGCGACGTGGTCCGTCTGCTGCGCCAGGATCCCAACATCCGCACGATCACAAGCAGCCTGAGCGCCACCACCCAGGAGCGCACCTTCATTCCTGACGCCAACAAACTGTCCGGCACTGGCCTGAGCGCCAGCGACGTGGCGCAGGCGCTGCGGACCTACAACGACGGCAGCGTGGCGGGCAGCGTGCGTGACGGTGACCAGAGCGTCGACATCGTGGTGCGGCTGGACCCCTCGCTGATCCGCGACGAGCAGAGCCTGCTGTCCCAGACGGTGTATTCCTCCGCGCTCAATGCCAATCTGCCCCTCAGCGGGCTGGGCACCTTCCAGGTGGGCCAGGCGCCGGCCACCCTGAGCCGCCTGAACAAGGCCTACACGTCCACGCTGGACATCAACCTGGTCCAGGGCGGCCCCAACCCGTTCGCGTATCAGGCCGAGCTGGAAAAGCGCGTGGCCGACGCCGGCCTGCTCAGGAATGGCGTCACGCTGGGCAACGCGAGCGCGTTCGGCAGCGCGGGCCTGACCAAGGATCTGGTCTTCTTCGGACCGATCATCATGGTGACCTCCATCCTGCTGACGTACCTGGTGCTGGGCAGCCAGTTCAACTCGTTCCGTTACCCTATCTACCTGCTGTTGCCAGTGCCGATCGCAATTGTGGGCGCGCTGTGGACGCTGGGCCTGTTCGGGGTCAATCTGGACGTGATCACGGTGCTGGGCATGGTGATCCTGCTGGGCCTGTCCACCAAGAATTCCATTCTGTACCTGGAATTCGTGACCGAGCGCGCCCGCAGCCTGCCGTTGCGAGAAGCCCTCATCGAGGCCGCCGAACTGCGCTTCCGTCCGATTCTGATGACCACGCTGACGGTGCTGGTGATCAGCATTCCCCTGATTCTCGGACAGGGCGACGGCGCGGAATTCCGGCGGGGCCTAGGCATCGTGATTCTGGGCGGCGTCGTGACCTCCACCCTGCTGACCTTTTACGTGGTGCCCACCGTGTTCTGGCAGTTCGAGCGCCGCAGGGTCAAGCCGGACGCCCCGTCTGGGGTCACGGGAACGCTGGCGCACGGCGACTGA